A region from the Rhinoderma darwinii isolate aRhiDar2 chromosome 2, aRhiDar2.hap1, whole genome shotgun sequence genome encodes:
- the LOC142741040 gene encoding cyclin-dependent kinase 5 activator 1-like: MGKAFSCCKLVPNVKSKVRVSRHEDTQKTKKGKNHHEPSNSCKYSITPVISADLKETLTTTKPPSVKMDSEYPVLKDQVSTQEQQIFNVPQRIILHTYTKKILKCLADFLCRRCFQLYHLSPIDVVEWITSIDRQLLLQGWQGQGFLTSGTVVFLYMLCRDVISSEIRSEKELKATLLTCLYVSYCYMGHQISYPLGPFLVDGRKETFWYQCLSIIAHMSSKMMRLNTDPKYYSQMFVSLRAEGRQANENLLMSGLPGMMAREESSHGSYYTLYL; the protein is encoded by the coding sequence ATGGGGAAAGCTTTCAGCTGCTGCAAGCTGGTTCCCAATGTAAAGAGCAAAGTAAGAGTGAGCCGCCATGAAGACACACAGAAAACAAAGAAAGGAAAAAACCACCACGAACCAAGTAACAGTTGCAAGTATAGTATTACTCCAGTCATCAGTGCTGATCTGAAGGAGACTCTGACAACTACTAAGCCACCAAGTGTCAAGATGGACTCAGAATATCCAGTCCTCAAAGATCAAGTGTCCACTCAAGAGCAACAAATATTTAATGTTCCACAGCGCATCATACTACACACATACACCAAGAAGATCCTAAAATGTTTAGCAGACTTTCTGTGCCGGAGATGCTTCCAGCTGTATCACCTTTCCCCAATAGATGTAGTAGAGTGGATAACAAGCAtagacagacaacttctccttcaaGGATGGCAGGGCCAAGGATTTTTAACATCAGGCACTGTGGTGTTCCTGTACATGCTTTGCCGAGATGTCATCTCTTCCGAGATAAGAAGTGAGAAAGAACTAAAGGCAACCTTGTTAACATGCTTGTATGTGTCATATTGCTATATGGGACACCAGATCTCCTACCCACTAGGTCCCTTCCTGGTAGACGGCAGAAAGGAGACCTTTTGGTACCAATGTCTGTCCATCATTGCTCACATGAGCTCAAAGATGATGCGTCTCAATACTGACCCAAAGTATTACAGTCAGATGTTTGTGAGCCTTAGAGCTGAAGGAAGACAAGCAAACGAAAATCTTCTGATGAGTGGACTACCTGGAATGATGGCCAGAGAGGAAAGTTCACACGGATCATACTACACTTTATATCTCTGA